In the genome of Halapricum salinum, one region contains:
- a CDS encoding single-stranded-DNA-specific exonuclease RecJ yields MGPVPELDERAQAAADRLRAADRVLLASHIDADGLTSAAIASTALERAGLAHEVIFKKQLDATEIASIAATDYETVLFTDFGSGQLDSISQHVASGDFDCVIADHHQPADPDDCASVVSDTDGYADFECHLNPLLEGIDGASELSGAGASYVLARALGGESNRDLAALAVVGAVGDMQATGGELVGANQGIVADGVEAGVVTETRDLALYGKQTRPLPKLLEYASDVHIPGISNDESGAIAFLEDLGLDLREGSEWRRWVDLTDSEKQTVASALVKRAVSRGVPANKIDRLVATTYTFPAEPEGTELRDASEFSTLLNATARYERADVGLAVCLGERGEPLERARRLLQNHRRNLSEGIEWVTDQGVSQREHVQYFDSGDRIRETIVGIVAGMALGSEGVSRSKPIVAFAAKNDEEVKVSARGTGVLVGKGLDLSVVVGEAARAVGGDGGGHDVAAGATIPAGSEDAFLDEADTIVAAQLS; encoded by the coding sequence ATGGGACCGGTACCGGAACTCGACGAGCGCGCACAGGCCGCTGCGGACCGTCTCCGGGCGGCCGATCGCGTCCTGCTCGCGAGCCACATCGACGCCGACGGGTTGACCAGTGCGGCGATCGCCTCGACGGCGCTCGAGCGCGCTGGACTGGCTCACGAGGTTATCTTCAAGAAGCAACTCGACGCCACGGAAATCGCCTCGATCGCCGCAACTGACTACGAAACCGTCCTCTTTACTGACTTCGGCAGTGGACAGCTCGACAGCATCAGTCAGCACGTCGCGTCGGGTGACTTTGACTGTGTGATCGCCGACCACCATCAGCCGGCCGACCCCGACGACTGTGCGTCCGTCGTCAGCGATACCGACGGCTACGCCGACTTCGAGTGTCACCTCAACCCACTGCTCGAAGGGATCGACGGCGCGTCGGAACTCTCGGGGGCAGGCGCGAGTTACGTCCTCGCGCGCGCACTCGGCGGAGAGTCCAATCGTGACCTCGCCGCACTCGCCGTCGTCGGTGCCGTCGGAGACATGCAGGCGACGGGCGGGGAACTCGTCGGCGCGAACCAGGGAATCGTCGCCGACGGCGTCGAGGCGGGCGTCGTCACCGAAACCAGAGATCTCGCGCTCTACGGCAAACAGACGCGCCCGCTTCCGAAGCTTCTCGAATACGCCAGCGACGTCCATATCCCGGGGATATCCAACGACGAATCCGGCGCGATCGCGTTTCTGGAGGATCTGGGCCTCGACCTCAGGGAGGGCTCGGAGTGGCGACGCTGGGTCGATCTCACCGATAGCGAGAAACAGACCGTCGCGAGCGCACTCGTCAAACGCGCCGTCTCTCGTGGCGTCCCCGCGAACAAGATCGACCGGCTCGTCGCCACGACGTACACGTTTCCGGCCGAACCCGAAGGCACGGAACTGCGAGACGCCAGCGAGTTCTCGACGCTCTTAAACGCTACAGCGCGATATGAAAGAGCCGACGTGGGGCTGGCTGTGTGTCTGGGCGAGCGTGGCGAGCCGCTCGAACGGGCCCGGAGACTCCTGCAGAACCACAGACGAAACCTCTCGGAAGGGATCGAGTGGGTCACCGACCAGGGCGTCTCCCAGCGCGAGCACGTCCAGTACTTCGATTCGGGTGACCGGATCCGCGAGACGATCGTCGGCATCGTTGCCGGGATGGCGCTGGGTAGCGAGGGCGTCTCTCGATCGAAGCCGATCGTCGCGTTCGCGGCCAAGAACGACGAGGAGGTGAAAGTTTCGGCCCGCGGGACGGGCGTCCTCGTCGGGAAGGGGCTGGATCTCTCGGTCGTCGTCGGCGAGGCCGCGCGCGCCGTCGGTGGCGACGGCGGTGGTCACGACGTCGCCGCGGGCGCGACGATTCCCGCCGGCAGTGAGGATGCGTTCCTCGACGAGGCCGACACGATCGTCGCCGCGCAACTCTCCTGA
- a CDS encoding glucodextranase DOMON-like domain-containing protein, with protein MKRREYLTGLAGLGALSAATGQVGAETGVRRLGLSAVGDSHHPGPPRFGHVGETFYDRPITDFSVDHAGGKDRDSFAPRIVDSIDEDPENYSAEDFSWSIVESPDDSSAALEYRPPDDNAGVEQYDPGKNNVAEFAPDVPGRYVFEVDAPDGTHQQVLHIFPEDSGEGGPPRLSLDGEYDSEAGAFVIESNAMLAPNSPRSPSDIEVGWIADNRDALADADVQISDDTLTATIPESALDGETARLHACPYDGARAGHSDTINLDPENQTIEHPTHPPEWMQDGIMYEIFPRSFGGPPEEGEWPFENSNGNFATIEERLDHVESLNIDVIWFTPVVPAESSNWKPQAYLDGDERSRFKFVGGGPHGYDALSYTQIAEDLTSEYSIQDYYDEPWPYEEGYDPDNNVREDARASALEEFRSFVEEAHSRDIKVCFDFVINHCGRHHEMFQNTIGAEGDFTPEGWTYSSIESWNEDSKYFDWFNRTTSPNSTDDGTVVDPAPAPTGFSGLRVMPEWNYNNVAAREHILATADFLSNDVGIDAFRCDIAYGVPHSFWKEVRDVVRSNDSDFMMLDETIPNDPDFAENEFGVHFDTADFMKTAGHGVVNGGDPMQLYDAVAKRKREGWPDHTLLMNTTENHDEQRLYKVARDGTREDPAKAQRAVWAAGVTLPGVPFIYYGQEHLITEHGHQRYDFDGSGEDGRTGDVSSTVYKRSFMNWADNGDEVPEDHLEFYQNVTQFYKDNEILHPHVDAQKTWFQSDDSVLVFGRSMETDDGEQNVVVMVHFDPGTAQIDLLPGTETTDMFTGEDISVDTDSEGVSLEFDTLAVVETDTLFSVGEKIAEFDEPTGDDTGPGSYTYPTGDAYNDGAFDISAMSVHTNAESVQFRAAIDGNLTNPEGYSGGITAQHLQVYIRDPESDEGATQGRTGTNVTFEDPYHYRVVANGENGVVVEDHQGNEVAEGTLMANQVADEIVVEIPQEILSGSLRSYQVAPLLFGYHPDGDGGVMPVQSEAGEMAFGGAETPENAPRVIDMVVPSTSSQSDALSYSGDSMATLPYTTLASEYEQIGQATDPEGDDNGPGNFQYPSGPESEHYEGMWDITSVQVYESRSRTRFEYTMATEIQNVWGLNGISQQFPQVYIRDPDAGEDVPSSTEARDGLKISFDEPYHYRVVVHGEGTTQVENANGEVITGNVNLAAQGSNIMFDFPTSAIGGSVEGAQIAALVAPYDGYGTAGVRQSFAAEPADYTIGTSGEPTENAPRVMDMVTPDGTSQEQALAYTESATAQVPLAGWESTYVQTEGLPSITDPEGDGNGPGTYTYPTSDQIPEGCYDVSEVEIESTTQYWNFTVHINGPLENPWGGEAGFSVQAIHAYIQDPNAGEDVESSASPRSGVVSSFQEGYHYRVAIHGENGPKVVETATGETLAEGIPAEASQENDTISFSVPKTHFQTENLREMKMTMMMLPVDGFGTGGIRQNFGQEAAQWAFGGAKADTSETAPRIIDLIGPEDVVKQEEALSYSADSAPTIPLYTVESLVTGEVESSLQALAPPVGDVWAGQQAQMDASNSSDPDGQTLTFSWTQTGGPSVELSGADTAQPTFTAPDVDEETSLGFEVTVTDPDGNSASATTSATVVPQSANDAPVAEVANGDRTVDPGEIVLLDGAPSDDPNGGELSFQWEQTGGSPSVELSNAQTSGAAFTAPEVDSETTLTFTLTVDDGQGKTGSTDVNITIAGSGGGTETEDGDGGDTGSGFGPGFGVVSGALGTAGGAAYAAKRLLGEDGPAQPDDVDVDDVEEPADD; from the coding sequence ATGAAACGAAGAGAGTATCTTACAGGACTTGCAGGACTTGGCGCACTGTCGGCAGCGACAGGACAAGTTGGGGCTGAGACGGGAGTCCGACGGCTTGGGCTCAGTGCAGTCGGCGACAGTCACCACCCGGGGCCGCCCCGGTTCGGGCACGTCGGAGAAACGTTCTACGACCGGCCAATCACGGACTTCAGCGTCGACCACGCGGGTGGCAAAGACCGTGACAGCTTCGCGCCGCGAATCGTCGATTCGATCGACGAGGACCCGGAGAACTACAGTGCAGAGGACTTCTCGTGGTCGATCGTCGAATCACCCGATGACAGCTCGGCCGCTCTGGAGTATCGCCCGCCGGACGACAACGCGGGCGTCGAGCAGTACGATCCGGGCAAAAACAACGTCGCGGAGTTCGCGCCCGACGTTCCGGGACGATACGTCTTCGAAGTCGACGCACCCGACGGGACCCACCAGCAGGTCCTCCACATCTTCCCGGAAGACAGTGGCGAGGGTGGACCACCACGACTCTCGCTCGACGGGGAGTACGACAGCGAGGCCGGCGCGTTCGTGATCGAATCCAACGCGATGCTCGCGCCCAACAGCCCGCGGTCGCCGTCCGATATCGAAGTCGGGTGGATCGCGGACAACCGCGACGCGCTCGCGGATGCAGACGTTCAGATCAGCGACGACACGCTGACCGCGACCATCCCGGAGAGCGCACTCGACGGGGAGACGGCGCGCCTGCACGCCTGCCCATACGACGGCGCGAGAGCGGGCCACAGCGACACGATCAACCTCGATCCCGAGAACCAGACGATCGAGCATCCCACGCATCCGCCCGAGTGGATGCAGGACGGGATCATGTACGAAATCTTCCCGCGGTCGTTCGGTGGGCCGCCGGAAGAAGGCGAGTGGCCCTTCGAGAACTCCAACGGGAACTTCGCCACGATCGAAGAACGGCTGGACCACGTCGAGTCACTGAACATCGACGTCATCTGGTTCACGCCCGTGGTGCCCGCGGAGAGTTCCAACTGGAAGCCCCAGGCGTACCTCGACGGCGACGAGCGCTCCCGCTTCAAGTTCGTCGGCGGCGGCCCGCACGGCTACGACGCGCTGTCGTACACCCAGATCGCCGAGGACCTCACCTCGGAGTACTCGATCCAGGACTACTACGACGAGCCGTGGCCCTACGAGGAAGGCTACGACCCTGACAACAACGTCCGGGAGGACGCCCGCGCGAGCGCGCTGGAAGAGTTCAGGAGCTTCGTCGAAGAGGCCCACAGCCGTGACATCAAGGTCTGCTTCGACTTCGTGATCAACCACTGTGGGCGCCACCACGAGATGTTCCAGAACACGATCGGAGCAGAAGGCGACTTCACGCCGGAAGGGTGGACCTACAGCTCCATCGAGTCGTGGAACGAGGACTCGAAGTACTTCGACTGGTTCAACCGCACGACCAGTCCGAACAGCACTGACGACGGCACCGTCGTCGATCCGGCACCGGCTCCGACCGGATTCTCGGGGCTTCGCGTCATGCCCGAGTGGAACTACAACAACGTCGCCGCACGCGAGCACATCCTCGCGACAGCCGACTTCCTCTCGAACGACGTCGGCATCGACGCGTTCCGGTGTGACATCGCCTACGGTGTCCCCCACAGCTTCTGGAAGGAAGTCCGAGACGTCGTTCGGTCGAACGACAGCGACTTCATGATGCTCGACGAGACGATCCCGAACGACCCCGACTTCGCCGAAAACGAGTTCGGCGTCCACTTCGACACGGCGGACTTCATGAAGACTGCCGGACACGGCGTCGTCAACGGCGGCGACCCGATGCAGCTGTACGACGCCGTCGCCAAGCGCAAGCGCGAGGGCTGGCCGGACCACACGCTGCTGATGAACACGACGGAGAACCACGACGAGCAGCGACTCTACAAAGTCGCCAGAGACGGGACCCGCGAGGACCCGGCGAAGGCCCAGCGTGCAGTCTGGGCGGCCGGTGTCACCCTCCCCGGCGTCCCGTTCATCTACTACGGCCAGGAACACCTCATCACCGAGCACGGCCACCAGCGCTACGACTTCGACGGCTCGGGCGAGGACGGCCGCACCGGTGACGTCAGTTCCACCGTCTACAAGCGTTCGTTCATGAACTGGGCGGACAACGGCGACGAGGTGCCCGAAGACCACCTCGAGTTCTACCAGAACGTCACCCAGTTCTACAAGGACAACGAGATTCTCCACCCCCACGTCGACGCCCAGAAGACGTGGTTCCAGTCCGACGACAGCGTGCTGGTGTTCGGCCGGTCGATGGAGACTGACGACGGCGAACAGAACGTCGTCGTCATGGTCCACTTCGATCCCGGGACTGCGCAGATCGATCTGCTCCCCGGGACGGAGACGACCGACATGTTCACGGGCGAGGACATCAGCGTCGACACCGACAGCGAGGGCGTCTCCCTCGAATTCGACACGCTCGCAGTCGTCGAGACCGACACGCTGTTCAGCGTCGGCGAGAAGATCGCCGAATTCGACGAGCCGACCGGTGACGACACCGGACCCGGCAGCTACACCTACCCGACCGGCGACGCCTACAACGACGGTGCGTTCGACATCTCGGCGATGTCGGTGCACACGAACGCGGAGTCGGTCCAGTTCCGCGCCGCTATCGACGGCAACCTGACGAATCCCGAGGGATACAGCGGTGGTATCACCGCCCAGCACCTGCAGGTCTACATTCGCGATCCCGAATCGGACGAAGGTGCCACCCAGGGACGGACGGGCACGAACGTCACCTTCGAAGACCCATACCATTACCGCGTGGTCGCAAACGGCGAGAACGGAGTCGTCGTCGAAGATCACCAGGGTAACGAGGTCGCCGAGGGGACGCTCATGGCCAACCAGGTCGCCGACGAGATCGTCGTCGAGATCCCCCAGGAGATCCTCAGTGGATCGCTCCGCTCGTATCAGGTCGCGCCGCTGCTGTTCGGCTATCACCCCGACGGCGACGGTGGCGTGATGCCTGTCCAGTCCGAGGCCGGCGAGATGGCCTTCGGTGGAGCCGAGACGCCCGAGAATGCACCACGTGTCATCGACATGGTCGTCCCGTCGACGTCCTCGCAGTCCGACGCGCTGAGCTACTCGGGCGATTCGATGGCGACGCTACCGTACACGACACTGGCCAGCGAGTACGAACAGATCGGCCAGGCCACCGATCCGGAAGGCGACGACAACGGTCCCGGGAACTTCCAGTACCCGTCCGGGCCGGAGAGCGAACACTACGAGGGAATGTGGGACATCACGAGCGTCCAGGTGTACGAGAGCCGATCGCGGACCCGCTTCGAGTACACCATGGCGACCGAGATCCAGAACGTCTGGGGTCTCAACGGTATCTCCCAGCAGTTCCCGCAGGTCTACATCCGCGACCCTGACGCCGGCGAGGACGTACCGTCCTCGACAGAGGCTCGAGACGGACTCAAAATCTCGTTCGACGAGCCGTACCACTACCGCGTCGTCGTTCACGGCGAAGGGACGACACAGGTCGAAAACGCCAACGGCGAGGTCATCACCGGGAACGTGAACCTCGCGGCTCAGGGAAGCAACATCATGTTCGACTTCCCGACGAGCGCGATCGGTGGCTCGGTCGAAGGAGCACAGATCGCGGCGCTGGTCGCCCCGTACGACGGCTACGGGACCGCCGGTGTGCGTCAGTCTTTCGCCGCCGAACCCGCCGATTACACGATCGGCACGAGCGGCGAACCTACCGAAAATGCCCCGCGTGTCATGGACATGGTCACGCCCGACGGGACCAGCCAGGAACAAGCGCTCGCGTACACCGAGTCGGCGACCGCACAGGTTCCGCTCGCCGGCTGGGAGAGTACGTACGTCCAGACCGAGGGACTCCCCTCGATCACCGATCCCGAAGGGGACGGCAACGGTCCGGGCACGTACACGTATCCGACTTCGGATCAGATTCCGGAAGGCTGTTACGACGTGTCTGAAGTCGAAATCGAGAGTACGACCCAGTACTGGAACTTCACGGTTCACATCAACGGCCCCCTCGAGAACCCGTGGGGCGGCGAAGCCGGGTTCAGCGTCCAGGCGATCCACGCCTACATCCAGGATCCCAACGCGGGCGAAGACGTAGAGTCGAGTGCGTCCCCGCGTAGTGGTGTCGTCTCGTCGTTCCAGGAAGGATACCACTACCGCGTCGCCATCCACGGCGAGAACGGTCCGAAAGTCGTCGAGACCGCCACCGGGGAGACGCTCGCGGAAGGGATTCCGGCCGAAGCCAGCCAGGAGAACGACACGATCAGCTTCAGCGTCCCCAAGACGCACTTCCAGACCGAGAACCTCAGGGAGATGAAGATGACGATGATGATGCTCCCGGTCGACGGCTTCGGGACCGGCGGCATTCGACAGAACTTCGGCCAGGAAGCCGCACAGTGGGCGTTCGGCGGCGCGAAGGCCGACACGTCCGAAACCGCTCCGCGGATCATCGACCTCATCGGGCCGGAGGACGTCGTCAAACAGGAAGAGGCGCTCTCGTACTCGGCTGATTCAGCACCGACGATCCCGCTGTACACGGTCGAGTCGCTCGTAACGGGCGAAGTCGAGAGCAGTCTGCAGGCGCTCGCACCCCCCGTCGGAGACGTGTGGGCTGGCCAACAGGCCCAGATGGACGCGTCGAACTCCTCGGATCCGGACGGGCAGACGCTGACCTTCTCCTGGACCCAGACCGGCGGTCCGAGCGTCGAACTCTCGGGCGCCGACACGGCCCAGCCGACGTTCACCGCACCCGACGTCGACGAAGAGACCTCGCTCGGGTTCGAGGTCACCGTCACAGACCCCGATGGCAACAGCGCGAGTGCGACGACCTCCGCGACGGTCGTCCCGCAGTCGGCAAACGACGCCCCGGTCGCGGAAGTTGCCAACGGCGATCGAACGGTCGACCCCGGCGAGATCGTCCTGCTGGACGGTGCGCCTTCGGACGACCCCAACGGCGGCGAGTTGAGCTTCCAGTGGGAGCAGACCGGCGGCAGCCCATCGGTCGAACTGTCCAACGCCCAGACGTCGGGCGCGGCGTTCACCGCTCCCGAGGTCGACAGCGAGACCACCCTGACGTTCACGCTCACCGTCGACGACGGCCAGGGCAAGACAGGGTCCACCGACGTCAACATCACCATCGCCGGCAGCGGCGGTGGCACCGAGACCGAAGACGGAGACGGCGGCGATACCGGCTCCGGATTCGGTCCCGGCTTCGGTGTCGTCTCCGGTGCGCTCGGCACCGCTGGCGGGGCGGCCTACGCTGCCAAGCGCCTCCTCGGTGAGGACGGCCCCGCACAGCCTGACGACGTCGACGTCGACGACGTCGAAGAACCAGCCGACGACTAA